A single genomic interval of Spirosoma linguale DSM 74 harbors:
- a CDS encoding OmpA/MotB domain protein (PFAM: OmpA/MotB domain protein~KEGG: rpi:Rpic_2593 OmpA/MotB domain protein) — MARLIGCLLGIMICSCTDAIAQARPQTGALLPLSITILYFDQSSPVLRPGVKTTLDSLAQVLVEQPALIATVTGYTDLIGKRELNLALAEYRAKAVGSYLAQRGVRKDRIIANWEGPDKKATTTGSEGVNTIGRRVVVQLLPREQ; from the coding sequence ATGGCCCGTCTGATTGGTTGTCTGCTGGGTATAATGATCTGCTCCTGTACCGACGCTATCGCTCAGGCACGACCTCAAACCGGCGCCCTGCTACCATTGAGCATTACCATCCTGTATTTTGATCAAAGCAGTCCTGTACTACGCCCTGGCGTGAAGACGACCCTCGATTCATTGGCTCAGGTGTTGGTAGAACAACCTGCGCTGATAGCAACAGTGACGGGCTATACCGATCTCATAGGGAAGCGTGAACTGAACCTGGCTTTGGCCGAATACCGGGCCAAAGCGGTCGGGAGCTATTTAGCGCAGCGTGGTGTACGTAAAGATCGGATCATAGCCAACTGGGAAGGACCTGATAAAAAAGCTACCACAACTGGTTCGGAAGGTGTGAACACCATTGGTAGGCGAGTCGTCGTTCAATTACTGC